The Thermoproteota archaeon genome includes a window with the following:
- a CDS encoding peroxiredoxin has product MDEVTRMPLLGDKFPEMEVKTTHGVIKLPDHYKGKWFILFSHPADFTPVCTTEFVAFQKRYDQFRELGVELIGLSIDQSFSHIKWVEWIEEKLGVKIEFPIIADDLGKVSSKLGLIHPGKGTNTVRAVFVVDPNGVIRLILYYPQEIGRNMDEILRAVKALQTSDKNGVATPANWPENELIGDKVIIPPASDEKTAKERLEKAKAGEFECYDWWFCYKKL; this is encoded by the coding sequence ATGGATGAGGTAACGAGGATGCCCCTATTGGGCGACAAGTTCCCAGAGATGGAAGTCAAGACCACTCACGGTGTGATAAAGCTCCCCGATCACTACAAGGGCAAGTGGTTCATCCTGTTCAGCCACCCCGCTGACTTCACCCCGGTCTGCACCACCGAGTTCGTGGCCTTCCAGAAGAGGTATGATCAGTTCAGGGAACTTGGAGTCGAGCTCATAGGCCTCAGCATTGACCAATCCTTCAGCCACATAAAGTGGGTCGAGTGGATAGAGGAGAAACTGGGCGTGAAGATAGAGTTCCCGATAATAGCTGACGACCTCGGGAAGGTCTCTTCCAAGCTCGGGCTCATACACCCTGGTAAGGGTACCAACACCGTCAGGGCCGTGTTCGTCGTGGACCCGAATGGCGTGATCAGGTTGATACTCTACTACCCGCAGGAGATAGGAAGGAACATGGACGAGATCCTCAGGGCCGTGAAGGCTCTGCAGACCTCCGACAAGAACGGCGTGGCCACTCCGGCCAACTGGCCCGAGAATGAGCTCATAGGCGATAAGGTGATCATACCCCCCGCCAGTGATGAGAAGACTGCTAAAGAGAGGCTCGAGAAGGCCAAGGCCGGAGAGTTCGAGTGCTACGACTGGTGGTTCTGCTACAAGAAGCTCTAA
- a CDS encoding ATP-binding protein, translating to MKLEPFNPWWYDDSWARHDPHLAKLSRSKYKWRPDWLDGLSLEPFSLNFVLGPRQVGKTTGLKLLIKELIELGREPTKLVYVNCDLIVDLRELRSALSILPSRESLVILDEVTGLEYWWRVVKGLIDQGLFSKDVLIVSGSSSVRVRRYAESFTGRRGKGRNVQVLPLSFREFVGVRGYGLKELERAFEDYIRLGGFPRSINEDSTFLLELPEQVDKELAKVGRSARIARQIIHQVIEKGPSAMSYNSIAKEIGVSHVTVREYLELLEDLFMVGVAYWRRGNRVDFKKEKKIFFRDPSIPRAFYQIRGEVKREALYEWVIQEHLYRKYGEIYYYRDSYEIDAISGGLKVEVKAGKSHRRYPRGIIVLEAEDIPYFLFKMS from the coding sequence GTGAAGCTCGAACCCTTCAATCCATGGTGGTACGACGACTCATGGGCTAGGCACGATCCTCATCTAGCTAAACTTTCCAGGTCCAAATACAAGTGGAGACCCGATTGGTTAGACGGCCTTTCCTTGGAGCCCTTCTCCCTTAACTTCGTGCTGGGCCCGAGGCAGGTGGGGAAGACCACCGGACTGAAACTGCTAATAAAGGAACTCATAGAACTAGGTAGGGAGCCGACCAAACTTGTCTACGTGAACTGCGATCTGATCGTCGATCTTAGGGAGTTGAGATCTGCCCTCTCCATCCTTCCGTCTAGGGAGAGTCTGGTAATACTAGATGAGGTCACGGGATTGGAGTACTGGTGGCGCGTGGTAAAGGGGCTCATTGATCAAGGCCTCTTCTCCAAGGACGTCCTGATAGTGAGCGGATCCTCCTCCGTCAGGGTGCGTAGATACGCGGAGTCCTTCACGGGCAGGAGGGGGAAGGGTAGGAATGTTCAAGTCCTACCATTAAGCTTCAGAGAGTTCGTTGGTGTCAGGGGATACGGACTGAAGGAGTTAGAGAGGGCATTTGAAGACTACATCAGGCTGGGAGGTTTCCCCAGATCCATAAATGAGGATTCAACTTTCCTGCTGGAGCTCCCAGAGCAAGTAGATAAGGAATTGGCTAAGGTAGGGAGGAGCGCGAGGATAGCAAGGCAAATTATCCATCAGGTAATAGAGAAAGGACCCTCGGCCATGAGCTATAATTCGATAGCCAAGGAGATAGGTGTGTCCCATGTAACAGTAAGGGAGTACCTAGAGCTCCTCGAGGATCTCTTTATGGTGGGTGTGGCCTACTGGAGGCGGGGAAATAGGGTGGATTTCAAGAAAGAGAAGAAAATCTTCTTCAGAGATCCATCCATACCTAGAGCCTTCTATCAGATCAGGGGTGAGGTGAAGAGAGAAGCTCTCTACGAGTGGGTGATTCAGGAACACCTTTACAGGAAGTACGGAGAGATCTACTACTACAGAGATAGTTACGAGATAGATGCAATCTCAGGAGGGTTGAAGGTGGAAGTGAAAGCTGGAAAGAGTCACAGGAGGTATCCTAGGGGAATAATCGTATTAGAGGCCGAGGACATACCCTATTTTCTCTTCAAGATGTCATGA
- a CDS encoding MBL fold metallo-hydrolase, whose amino-acid sequence MGLDSIRVTALIDNTTHYEGPILAENGISLLLETPELDSTVLIDTGITGEALLNNAEVMGIDLSKVRYIFLTHNHYDHTGGLLKLLTRVNSNPLIIAHPEVFSPKYAILPSLGLNELTYTGPPYSLGELKRHAEVILSRDPVPIAKDIMTTGEISRKNDFEIVRGFYKVEEGRFVVDELPDDQALVVRMEDGLVILLGCGHSGVVNTVERAISLTGEDRIKAIIGGFHLIDASEERIERTVEALREYNPEILAPMHCTGFRAKSKLASQLGGSFRELYAGESVEISSR is encoded by the coding sequence ATGGGCTTGGATTCGATCAGGGTAACGGCCCTAATTGATAACACCACGCACTATGAGGGCCCCATACTGGCGGAGAATGGGATCTCTCTCTTGCTTGAGACCCCGGAGTTGGATTCTACAGTTCTCATTGATACTGGTATCACAGGAGAAGCCTTGTTGAACAATGCTGAGGTTATGGGGATCGATCTCTCCAAAGTGAGATACATTTTCCTTACCCACAACCACTACGATCATACTGGTGGCCTGCTCAAGCTTTTAACCCGTGTGAACTCGAATCCCCTGATAATCGCACATCCAGAGGTCTTCTCACCTAAGTACGCGATACTGCCATCTCTCGGTCTCAACGAGCTCACCTACACGGGGCCGCCATACTCGCTTGGGGAGCTGAAGAGACATGCCGAGGTCATCCTGTCGAGGGATCCCGTTCCCATAGCCAAGGACATCATGACCACAGGTGAGATCTCCCGAAAGAACGACTTTGAGATCGTGAGGGGCTTCTACAAGGTAGAAGAGGGAAGGTTCGTGGTGGACGAGCTCCCGGACGACCAGGCCTTGGTGGTGAGGATGGAGGACGGGCTGGTGATCCTGCTGGGCTGCGGCCATAGTGGGGTGGTGAACACTGTAGAAAGAGCTATCTCCCTCACAGGGGAGGACAGGATAAAAGCGATCATAGGAGGATTCCACTTGATCGATGCCAGTGAAGAAAGGATAGAGAGAACAGTTGAGGCTTTGAGAGAGTACAATCCTGAGATACTCGCTCCAATGCACTGCACCGGTTTCAGGGCCAAATCCAAACTAGCGTCGCAGCTGGGGGGTAGCTTCAGGGAGTTGTACGCTGGAGAGAGCGTGGAAATATCCTCCCGCTGA
- a CDS encoding ABC transporter ATP-binding protein, with protein MVSIRTVNLTKVFGEVVAVDHVSLEIKHGEFFTLLGPSGCGKTTFLRTIAGLELADEGSIYFDDQDITDMPAHLRGTGMVFQNYALWPHMNVFDNIAYGLKIRKVPKEEIRRRVKEVLKLVKLEGMENRTPHQLSGGQQQRVALARALVINPRVLLFDEPLSNLDAKLRIEMRAELRRLQRELGITAIYVTHDQEEAMSISDRIAVMNKGRIMQVGTPKEIYKNPRNEFVARFIGQGTFITGEVVSSGEELEVRLESGKVVKAVPSHPDVRLEVGDKTLIMIRPESFTLEPGKRYNEFEVEVYHISFLGDSQMLQASNEVENFIIEVDPDLDINVGQKLKVYAPPRHTLAVKL; from the coding sequence ATGGTGTCGATAAGGACCGTGAATCTTACGAAGGTCTTCGGAGAGGTTGTGGCCGTGGATCACGTCAGCTTGGAGATAAAGCACGGGGAGTTCTTCACCCTGCTCGGACCCTCTGGCTGCGGCAAGACCACATTTCTCAGAACGATTGCCGGACTTGAGTTGGCTGACGAAGGCAGTATCTACTTCGATGATCAGGACATAACGGACATGCCCGCCCACCTGAGGGGGACGGGGATGGTGTTCCAGAATTACGCCCTGTGGCCCCACATGAATGTCTTCGATAACATCGCGTACGGGCTGAAGATAAGGAAGGTTCCCAAGGAGGAGATTAGGAGGAGGGTCAAGGAGGTCCTCAAGCTGGTCAAGCTCGAGGGCATGGAGAACAGGACACCGCACCAACTTTCCGGGGGCCAGCAACAGAGGGTAGCCTTGGCTAGGGCGCTGGTGATAAATCCGAGGGTCCTCCTGTTTGACGAGCCCCTCAGCAATCTGGATGCCAAGCTGAGGATAGAGATGAGGGCCGAACTCAGAAGATTACAGAGGGAACTCGGGATCACGGCCATCTACGTCACCCATGACCAAGAGGAGGCCATGAGCATATCCGATCGAATAGCTGTGATGAACAAGGGCAGGATAATGCAGGTCGGCACGCCCAAGGAGATATACAAGAACCCGAGGAACGAGTTCGTCGCTAGGTTCATAGGTCAGGGGACCTTCATCACCGGGGAGGTAGTCTCATCCGGTGAGGAGCTGGAGGTGCGACTGGAGAGTGGTAAGGTGGTTAAAGCAGTTCCTTCCCACCCCGACGTGAGATTGGAGGTTGGAGATAAGACCCTAATCATGATAAGACCCGAGTCCTTTACTCTGGAGCCGGGTAAGAGGTATAACGAGTTCGAGGTGGAGGTCTACCATATATCCTTCTTGGGCGACTCTCAGATGCTTCAGGCCAGCAATGAGGTTGAGAACTTCATAATAGAGGTAGATCCCGATCTGGATATAAATGTGGGGCAGAAGCTGAAAGTCTACGCCCCGCCAAGGCACACCCTCGCTGTCAAGCTCTGA
- a CDS encoding MFS transporter, with the protein MSNKGELPVLAGTLLLELAWSMSYMFMAFETYAQAGFYAYALIRSLPSLAYFLGSRFLGFLSDSSGMKRPFFLLGSISTVTSLSAMAFLPIDLWIPVISLWYFLSAYEPVMIAYLSAEMEAGTASGEYYAASELGFTLGTAIGGMLADALGIRNVLILAAFVSLPSLPLFMLAKDGPYRSLDIKGALKRTIQLKFPGRTKEYVPMFLTASLSISVFYVAFSIKVFEASGRSNSLMGLLIAAAGLLGTLTGPVYGKLTDRLGGMRSFLVSCLVYSTYFSIAAFIEGLTLLALLMVIPIFPFHYSSRNALAMELAPEEKASAVSVPSSLGSISEAVGNYVGGTLMGLLGLTETMIAGSILSLAAGAMIRLRGRKGEGGDPEVRA; encoded by the coding sequence ATGTCCAATAAGGGAGAACTGCCCGTCTTAGCGGGAACTCTGCTCCTAGAGCTGGCTTGGAGCATGAGCTACATGTTCATGGCGTTCGAAACCTATGCTCAAGCAGGGTTCTACGCGTATGCCCTCATTAGGAGCCTGCCCTCCCTAGCTTATTTCTTGGGGAGTAGATTTCTGGGATTTCTCAGCGATTCCTCCGGAATGAAGAGGCCTTTCTTCCTCCTAGGCAGTATTTCCACTGTTACATCGCTCTCGGCGATGGCCTTTCTTCCTATAGACCTCTGGATCCCCGTAATATCGCTGTGGTACTTCCTCTCCGCCTACGAACCCGTGATGATAGCATACCTCAGCGCAGAGATGGAAGCTGGGACTGCCTCTGGAGAGTACTACGCCGCCTCAGAGCTTGGATTCACCCTAGGGACGGCTATAGGCGGCATGCTTGCTGACGCTTTGGGAATAAGGAACGTCCTTATCCTCGCCGCGTTTGTATCTTTACCGTCCTTGCCCCTCTTTATGCTGGCTAAGGATGGGCCTTACAGGTCTCTGGACATCAAGGGTGCCCTGAAGAGGACCATCCAATTGAAATTCCCCGGCAGGACTAAGGAGTACGTTCCCATGTTCCTCACCGCGAGCCTCTCCATATCAGTGTTTTACGTGGCCTTCTCGATAAAGGTCTTTGAAGCCTCGGGAAGATCTAACTCGCTCATGGGTCTCTTGATAGCGGCAGCCGGCCTATTAGGCACATTGACCGGACCCGTTTACGGCAAGTTAACGGACAGACTTGGAGGAATGCGGAGTTTCCTCGTTTCCTGCCTCGTTTACTCCACCTATTTCTCGATCGCCGCTTTCATCGAGGGTCTCACGCTGCTTGCCCTGCTCATGGTGATCCCCATATTTCCCTTCCACTATTCCTCAAGGAACGCGTTGGCAATGGAGCTAGCTCCAGAGGAGAAGGCCTCGGCCGTGTCAGTTCCCTCGTCCCTCGGCTCCATATCGGAGGCTGTGGGGAACTACGTGGGAGGCACCCTCATGGGCCTCCTCGGATTGACGGAGACCATGATAGCTGGCTCGATCCTCAGCCTAGCTGCGGGGGCGATGATACGACTGCGAGGTAGGAAAGGGGAAGGTGGTGACCCCGAGGTCAGAGCTTGA
- a CDS encoding iron ABC transporter permease, translating to MGQAAGLSKLLRKIRWEMDTFSWSQLIIVLASFTAFLIVPLGLVVVRSFYSSSGGFSFYWLQTILTDPFYFPLRLKLLNQFPFISLEGIRGSLYEVVKYQTAAGEETIVLLTGWDMGVIPNSLVVATSTTLFSTVLGFTLAFVFAKYRFPGSEVLRIVSLIPLLSTPFVGAIGLKKMIVADGVLNVLFYDMLHLLPFKIEITGLPAVILVQTLLFYPIVMLNSYTALISVDPTLEEQAINMGASGFKLFRTVTLPLATPGVEAGALLVFILSLEDLGTPIVFKGTTAEKVLTFQIFNRIFTPAGLISQEATTLAMILLVISGLVFVGVRRYVSLKKYAMLSKGGTWRPRRKKLSPAITLLVYIFILGVLFFATLPHIGVALLAFAKQWGPTLLPSSFTLDNFAAVLSDEEASRCIMNSLIYSTIATLFMVVLGVSAAYLVSRKKSLPGIEALDLLVTIPIAVPGIAVATGLFLTYLGTPLSPTISGAPLLIASYTVRKIPFTVRAVFSGLEQTDKTLDEVAWTVGASRTRTFFSIVMPMILLNVLAGGMLSFIYSMSEVSTGIVVGDANHRDAPMTWKMYDMLFHGLAGGTFQPAALGFLLMTLQFIFIVGANLLLRKRATALIGV from the coding sequence ATGGGTCAGGCCGCGGGGCTATCCAAACTGCTCAGGAAGATAAGATGGGAAATGGACACCTTCTCTTGGTCACAGCTGATCATAGTCCTAGCCTCATTCACCGCTTTCCTCATAGTCCCCCTAGGACTGGTAGTTGTGAGGTCCTTCTACTCTTCATCCGGCGGTTTCTCCTTCTACTGGCTCCAGACGATACTCACAGATCCCTTCTACTTCCCTCTGAGGCTGAAGCTGCTGAATCAATTTCCTTTCATCTCCTTGGAGGGGATAAGGGGAAGCCTCTACGAAGTGGTGAAGTACCAAACTGCCGCAGGAGAGGAGACGATCGTCCTGCTTACTGGCTGGGACATGGGGGTCATACCGAACTCCCTCGTGGTAGCCACCTCCACAACGCTCTTCTCCACCGTTTTGGGCTTTACGCTGGCCTTTGTATTCGCCAAGTACAGGTTCCCCGGATCAGAGGTTCTCAGGATAGTATCCCTGATCCCGCTGCTCTCCACACCCTTCGTGGGAGCTATAGGCCTTAAGAAGATGATAGTGGCCGACGGTGTCCTCAACGTCCTCTTCTACGACATGTTACACCTTCTCCCCTTCAAGATAGAGATCACCGGACTCCCTGCGGTTATACTGGTTCAGACTCTCCTGTTCTACCCTATAGTAATGCTGAACTCCTACACCGCCCTGATAAGCGTCGATCCGACGCTGGAAGAACAGGCTATCAACATGGGAGCGAGCGGCTTCAAGCTTTTCAGGACTGTGACTCTACCGCTTGCCACTCCAGGGGTGGAGGCCGGTGCCCTTCTCGTATTCATCCTCTCACTTGAGGACTTGGGCACGCCCATAGTTTTCAAGGGGACGACAGCCGAGAAGGTCCTGACCTTTCAGATATTCAACAGGATCTTCACTCCAGCTGGCCTCATCTCCCAAGAGGCCACCACCTTGGCGATGATTCTCCTCGTCATCTCTGGCTTGGTCTTCGTGGGCGTGAGGAGATACGTCAGCTTGAAGAAGTACGCGATGCTGAGCAAGGGAGGCACTTGGAGGCCTAGGAGGAAGAAGCTATCGCCTGCGATCACCCTGCTTGTCTACATCTTCATACTGGGGGTTCTCTTTTTCGCCACGCTTCCCCACATAGGCGTAGCCCTCCTCGCATTCGCTAAGCAGTGGGGACCCACACTTCTACCGTCCAGCTTTACCCTAGACAACTTCGCGGCAGTGCTGAGCGATGAGGAGGCCAGCAGATGCATAATGAACAGCCTGATCTACTCCACGATAGCGACCCTCTTTATGGTCGTGCTTGGGGTGAGCGCCGCCTATTTGGTCTCTAGGAAGAAATCCCTTCCAGGAATAGAGGCCCTAGACCTCCTTGTGACGATACCCATAGCCGTCCCCGGAATAGCTGTGGCCACCGGACTCTTCCTGACCTATTTGGGTACCCCACTGAGCCCCACCATAAGTGGTGCCCCTTTGTTGATCGCCTCCTATACCGTCAGGAAGATCCCGTTCACAGTGAGAGCAGTATTCTCAGGATTAGAGCAGACGGATAAAACGCTTGACGAGGTGGCTTGGACCGTGGGGGCCAGTAGAACAAGGACATTCTTCTCCATAGTCATGCCCATGATCCTCCTAAATGTCCTAGCAGGGGGAATGCTCTCATTCATCTACTCTATGTCGGAGGTCAGCACGGGCATAGTCGTCGGGGATGCGAATCACAGGGACGCTCCAATGACTTGGAAGATGTACGACATGCTCTTCCATGGACTGGCGGGTGGCACATTCCAGCCCGCTGCGCTGGGCTTCCTGCTCATGACCCTCCAATTCATCTTCATAGTGGGAGCGAACCTGCTCCTGAGGAAGAGGGCTACGGCCCTGATAGGTGTGTGA